Proteins encoded by one window of Rhodamnia argentea isolate NSW1041297 chromosome 6, ASM2092103v1, whole genome shotgun sequence:
- the LOC115755423 gene encoding uncharacterized protein LOC115755423 isoform X1, producing the protein MEARNRRPSCCCCFFFLYHRRFPQLKALSSKLSVSDVPQKSLHLEMASMVILSSLAQSPLRFFSNCPEPSRLNQTRSFLANSRLFLSPRRHRNGLSDRKRLSPVRSQDARDEPGGSSREEGSGSDWPILKRWDVPWQWQTVSLTSLACGVSFVLTGLVEAAAIPYLGLRLEELSLDEKAEILFLDQSITTAAVLGVLYGITRTFQPVPEDLFRYDLKEPFNLQRGWLLWAVIGLIGALLAIAVTGYALSLFSGETPQRETDALVRLLPLIGSSSVSTACLLGITAVLAPFLEETIFRGFFMVSLTKWVPTPVAVLISAAVFALAHLTPGEFPQLFVLGMALGFSYAQTRNLVTPITIHSLWNSGVILLLTFLQLQGYDIKELLQTS; encoded by the exons ATGGAGGCCCGAAACCGACGCCcctcctgctgctgctgcttcttcttcctctaccaCCGGCGATTTCCGCAACTCAAAGCCTTATCCTCAAAGCTCAGCGTCAGCGACGTGCCCCAGAAGAGCCTCCACCTCGAAATGGCCTCGATGGTTATTCTCAGCTCATTGGCTCAATCTCCACTCCGTTTCTTCTCCAACTGTCCGGAGCCATCTCGGCTCAACCAAACCCGCTCGTTCCTCGCCAACTCTCGCCTCTTCCTCTCTCCTCGCCGTCATCGGAACGGACTCTCGGACCGCAAGAGGCTCTCTCCGGTTCGCTCTCAGGATGCCAGAGACGAGCCCGGAGGCAGTTCTCGAGAAGAG GGAAGTGGTTCGGACTGGCCAATACTTAAGCGGTGGGACGTGCCGTGGCAATGGCAGACTGTTTCTCTCACCTCGCTCGCCTGTGGAGTAAG TTTTGTTTTGACAGGATTGGTGGAGGCTGCGGCGATACCTTATCTCGGACTTCGCCTCGAGGAGCTGAGCTTAGATGAGAAAGCAGAAATTCTCTTTCTCGATCAAAG TATTACAACTGCAGCAGTACTTGGAGTTCTTTATGGCATCACTCGGACCTTTCAACCGGTTCCTGAAGATCTTTTCCGCTATG ATTTGAAGGAGCCTTTTAATTTACAGAGAGGTTGGCTCTTGTGGGCTGTAATTGGTCTTATTGGTGCCCTACTTGCTATAGCAGTAACAGGGTATGCTCTGTCCTTGTTTAGTGGAGAGACCCCTCAAAGAGAG ACGGATGCTTTGGTTCGCTTGCTTCCGTTGATTGGTTCATCAAGTGTCAG CACCGCTTGCCTGTTGGGAATCACGGCCGTCCTTGCTCCATTCCTTGAAGAGACCATATTccgaggattttttatggtgtcCCTAACAAAATG GGTTCCTACTCCAGTGGCTGTCCTAATAAGTGCTGCTGTGTTTGCGCTTGCACACCTCACTCCTGGAGAGTTTCCTCAACTCTTTGTTCTAG GGATGGCTTTAGGATTTTCCTATGCTCAGACTCGCAACCTCGTCACACCCATCACGATCCATTCTCTCTGGAATTCAGGAGTCATTCTACTTCTTACCTTCCTTCAG CTGCAAGGATACGATATAAAGGAATTGTTGCAGACGAGTTGA
- the LOC115755423 gene encoding uncharacterized protein LOC115755423 isoform X2, whose product MEARNRRPSCCCCFFFLYHRRFPQLKALSSKLSVSDVPQKSLHLEMASMVILSSLAQSPLRFFSNCPEPSRLNQTRSFLANSRLFLSPRRHRNGLSDRKRLSPVRSQDARDEPGGSSREEGSGSDWPILKRWDVPWQWQTVSLTSLACGVSFVLTGLVEAAAIPYLGLRLEELSLDEKAEILFLDQSITTAAVLGVLYGITRTFQPVPEDLFRYDLKEPFNLQRGWLLWAVIGLIGALLAIAVTGYALSLFSGETPQRETDALVRLLPLIGSSSVSTACLLGITAVLAPFLEETIFRGFFMVSLTKWVPTPVAVLISAAVFALAHLTPGEFPQLFVLALGFSYAQTRNLVTPITIHSLWNSGVILLLTFLQLQGYDIKELLQTS is encoded by the exons ATGGAGGCCCGAAACCGACGCCcctcctgctgctgctgcttcttcttcctctaccaCCGGCGATTTCCGCAACTCAAAGCCTTATCCTCAAAGCTCAGCGTCAGCGACGTGCCCCAGAAGAGCCTCCACCTCGAAATGGCCTCGATGGTTATTCTCAGCTCATTGGCTCAATCTCCACTCCGTTTCTTCTCCAACTGTCCGGAGCCATCTCGGCTCAACCAAACCCGCTCGTTCCTCGCCAACTCTCGCCTCTTCCTCTCTCCTCGCCGTCATCGGAACGGACTCTCGGACCGCAAGAGGCTCTCTCCGGTTCGCTCTCAGGATGCCAGAGACGAGCCCGGAGGCAGTTCTCGAGAAGAG GGAAGTGGTTCGGACTGGCCAATACTTAAGCGGTGGGACGTGCCGTGGCAATGGCAGACTGTTTCTCTCACCTCGCTCGCCTGTGGAGTAAG TTTTGTTTTGACAGGATTGGTGGAGGCTGCGGCGATACCTTATCTCGGACTTCGCCTCGAGGAGCTGAGCTTAGATGAGAAAGCAGAAATTCTCTTTCTCGATCAAAG TATTACAACTGCAGCAGTACTTGGAGTTCTTTATGGCATCACTCGGACCTTTCAACCGGTTCCTGAAGATCTTTTCCGCTATG ATTTGAAGGAGCCTTTTAATTTACAGAGAGGTTGGCTCTTGTGGGCTGTAATTGGTCTTATTGGTGCCCTACTTGCTATAGCAGTAACAGGGTATGCTCTGTCCTTGTTTAGTGGAGAGACCCCTCAAAGAGAG ACGGATGCTTTGGTTCGCTTGCTTCCGTTGATTGGTTCATCAAGTGTCAG CACCGCTTGCCTGTTGGGAATCACGGCCGTCCTTGCTCCATTCCTTGAAGAGACCATATTccgaggattttttatggtgtcCCTAACAAAATG GGTTCCTACTCCAGTGGCTGTCCTAATAAGTGCTGCTGTGTTTGCGCTTGCACACCTCACTCCTGGAGAGTTTCCTCAACTCTTTGTTCTAG CTTTAGGATTTTCCTATGCTCAGACTCGCAACCTCGTCACACCCATCACGATCCATTCTCTCTGGAATTCAGGAGTCATTCTACTTCTTACCTTCCTTCAG CTGCAAGGATACGATATAAAGGAATTGTTGCAGACGAGTTGA
- the LOC115755423 gene encoding uncharacterized protein LOC115755423 isoform X3, whose amino-acid sequence MEARNRRPSCCCCFFFLYHRRFPQLKALSSKLSVSDVPQKSLHLEMASMVILSSLAQSPLRFFSNCPEPSRLNQTRSFLANSRLFLSPRRHRNGLSDRKRLSPVRSQDARDEPGGSSREEGSGSDWPILKRWDVPWQWQTVSLTSLACGVSFVLTGLVEAAAIPYLGLRLEELSLDEKAEILFLDQSITTAAVLGVLYGITRTFQPVPEDLFRYDLKEPFNLQRGWLLWAVIGLIGALLAIAVTGYALSLFSGETPQRETDALVRLLPLIGSSSVSTACLLGITAVLAPFLEETIFRGFFMVSLTKCSL is encoded by the exons ATGGAGGCCCGAAACCGACGCCcctcctgctgctgctgcttcttcttcctctaccaCCGGCGATTTCCGCAACTCAAAGCCTTATCCTCAAAGCTCAGCGTCAGCGACGTGCCCCAGAAGAGCCTCCACCTCGAAATGGCCTCGATGGTTATTCTCAGCTCATTGGCTCAATCTCCACTCCGTTTCTTCTCCAACTGTCCGGAGCCATCTCGGCTCAACCAAACCCGCTCGTTCCTCGCCAACTCTCGCCTCTTCCTCTCTCCTCGCCGTCATCGGAACGGACTCTCGGACCGCAAGAGGCTCTCTCCGGTTCGCTCTCAGGATGCCAGAGACGAGCCCGGAGGCAGTTCTCGAGAAGAG GGAAGTGGTTCGGACTGGCCAATACTTAAGCGGTGGGACGTGCCGTGGCAATGGCAGACTGTTTCTCTCACCTCGCTCGCCTGTGGAGTAAG TTTTGTTTTGACAGGATTGGTGGAGGCTGCGGCGATACCTTATCTCGGACTTCGCCTCGAGGAGCTGAGCTTAGATGAGAAAGCAGAAATTCTCTTTCTCGATCAAAG TATTACAACTGCAGCAGTACTTGGAGTTCTTTATGGCATCACTCGGACCTTTCAACCGGTTCCTGAAGATCTTTTCCGCTATG ATTTGAAGGAGCCTTTTAATTTACAGAGAGGTTGGCTCTTGTGGGCTGTAATTGGTCTTATTGGTGCCCTACTTGCTATAGCAGTAACAGGGTATGCTCTGTCCTTGTTTAGTGGAGAGACCCCTCAAAGAGAG ACGGATGCTTTGGTTCGCTTGCTTCCGTTGATTGGTTCATCAAGTGTCAG CACCGCTTGCCTGTTGGGAATCACGGCCGTCCTTGCTCCATTCCTTGAAGAGACCATATTccgaggattttttatggtgtcCCTAACAAAATG TTCTCTTTGA
- the LOC115756306 gene encoding protein FEZ, translated as MEERNGGETTEELIMPGFRFHPTDEELVGFYLRRKVQKQAICVEIIKQLDIYKHDPWDLPKLATTLGEKEWYFYCPRDRKYRNSARPNRVTGGGFWKATGTDRPIYSTSHQLDDNASIGGSTKRRGNIIGLKKSLVFYRGRAGKGVKTDWMMHEFRLPSLSDLAATSLPSKKSLPTHELWAICRIFKKPKSTTQKALSHSLCLSPSTATQPPSDHHIPSQSPKDMFMRSSDETRSSASLSAPGDGTLDLASAAFDVPSSMLGDRAFSFVSLQTGPVQRIGANGGQMAAQKNVEDWRASSSSSLLMERCFTSAWSNFFSRCA; from the exons atggagGAGAGAAACGGAGGCGAGACGACGGAGGAGTTGATAATGCCGGGGTTCAGGTTCCACCCCACGGATGAGGAGCTTGTGGGGTTTTACCTGAGGAGGAAGGTTCAGAAGCAAGCCATCTGCGTTGAGATCATCAAGCAACTTGACATCTACAAACACGATCCGTGGGATCTCCCAA AGTTGGCCACGACTCTCGGGGAGAAGGAGTGGTACTTCTACTGCCCTAGGGACAGGAAATACAGAAACAGCGCGAGGCCCAACAGGGTGACCGGAGGCGGCTTTTGGAAAGCCACGGGCACCGATCGACCCATTTACTCCACGTCTCATCAGCTCGACGACAATGCCAGCATCGGTGGCAGCACGAAGCGCCGCGGTAATATAATAGGTTTGAAGAAATCGCTCGTGTTCTACAGAGGCAGAGCCGGGAAAGGGGTGAAGACCGACTGGATGATGCACGAGTTCCGGCTGCCTTCTCTCTCTGATTTAGCAGCAACCTCACTCCCATCAAAGAAGAGCCTCCCCACCCAT GAGTTATGGGCCATATGCAGGATATTCAAGAAGCCCAAGTCCACTACTCAAAAAGCCCTCTCCCATTCACTCTGCCTCTCTCCCTCGACAGCAACCCAACCTCCATCAGATCATCACATTCCTAGCCAAAGTCCGAAAGACATGTTCATGCGTTCTTCCGACGAAACCCGTTCGTCGGCATCACTATCAGCGCCCGGTGACGGAACACTTGACCTCGCTTCCGCCGCATTCGACGTTCCTTCCTCGATGCTCGGAGATCGGGCCTTCTCATTCGTCAGTCTACAAACAGGGCCCGTGCAGAGGATCGGAGCGAATGGAGGACAGATGGCGGCGCAGAAGAATGTCGAGGATTGGCGGGCGTCGTCGTCAAGCTCGCTTCTGATGGAGCGGTGCTTCACTTCGGCTTGGAGTAATTTCTTCAGTAGGTGTGCCTGA